One Sinorhizobium mexicanum genomic region harbors:
- a CDS encoding 50S ribosomal protein L23: MTDLRHYDVIVSPSITEKSTLVSEQNQVVFNVAKGASKPEIKAAVEALFGVKVTAVNTLVRKGKLKRFRGFAGKQKDVKKAIITLAEGQSIDVSTGL, from the coding sequence ATGACGGATCTTCGCCACTATGACGTGATCGTGTCTCCCTCGATCACTGAAAAGTCGACGCTGGTTTCCGAACAGAACCAAGTCGTCTTCAACGTCGCCAAGGGCGCTTCGAAGCCTGAGATCAAGGCTGCTGTCGAAGCCCTGTTCGGCGTCAAGGTCACGGCCGTGAACACGCTCGTCCGCAAGGGCAAGTTGAAGCGTTTCCGCGGCTTTGCCGGGAAGCAGAAGGACGTGAAGAAGGCGATCATCACGCTCGCCGAAGGTCAGTCCATCGACGTCTCCACCGGTCTCTAA
- the rplD gene encoding 50S ribosomal protein L4, whose protein sequence is MDLTVKTLEGKDAGKVSLSDAIFGLEPREDIIARVVRWQLAKKQQGTHKAKGRAEVSRTGAKMYKQKGTGRARHHSARAPQFRGGGKAHGPVVRSHAHDLPKKVRALGLRHALSAKLKAEEIIVIDDLVAKEAKTKALAGVFASLGLTNALIIGGAEIESNFKLAAQNIPNVDVLPVQGINVYDILRRGKLVLSKAAVEALEERFK, encoded by the coding sequence ATGGATCTCACCGTCAAAACCCTCGAGGGCAAGGACGCGGGAAAGGTTTCCCTTTCTGACGCCATTTTCGGCCTCGAACCCCGTGAAGACATCATCGCCCGCGTCGTTCGCTGGCAGCTCGCCAAGAAGCAGCAGGGCACGCACAAGGCCAAGGGCCGCGCGGAAGTCTCTCGCACCGGCGCCAAGATGTACAAGCAGAAGGGTACGGGCCGCGCCCGCCACCACTCCGCTCGTGCTCCGCAGTTCCGCGGCGGTGGCAAGGCCCATGGCCCGGTTGTCCGCAGCCACGCTCATGACCTCCCGAAGAAGGTCCGCGCGCTCGGCCTGCGCCATGCGCTCTCGGCCAAGCTGAAGGCAGAAGAGATCATCGTCATCGACGATCTCGTTGCCAAGGAAGCAAAGACGAAGGCTCTCGCCGGCGTATTCGCGTCGCTCGGCCTTACCAACGCTCTGATCATCGGCGGTGCCGAAATCGAGAGCAACTTCAAGCTCGCAGCCCAGAACATCCCGAACGTGGACGTTCTGCCGGTTCAGGGCATCAACGTTTACGACATTCTGCGCCGCGGCAAGCTCGTGCTTTCCAAGGCTGCCGTAGAAGCTCTGGAGGAGCGGTTCAAATGA
- the rpsG gene encoding 30S ribosomal protein S7, which yields MSRRHRAEKREINPDPKFGDLVVTKFMNAIMLHGKKSVAESIVYGAFDAVQSKLKQEPIAVFHSALDNIAPHVEVRSRRVGGATYQVPVDVRPERRQALAIRWLIAAARKRNETTMVDRLCGELMDAANNRGSAVKKREDTHKMADANRAFSHYRW from the coding sequence ATGTCCCGACGTCACAGAGCAGAAAAGCGTGAGATCAACCCGGATCCGAAGTTCGGTGATCTGGTTGTCACGAAGTTCATGAACGCAATCATGCTGCACGGCAAGAAGTCCGTTGCTGAAAGCATTGTCTATGGTGCTTTCGATGCGGTCCAGTCGAAGCTGAAGCAGGAACCGATCGCTGTGTTCCATTCCGCGCTCGACAACATTGCTCCGCACGTTGAAGTGCGTTCGCGCCGCGTCGGTGGTGCTACCTATCAGGTTCCGGTCGATGTTCGTCCGGAGCGTCGCCAGGCCCTCGCCATTCGCTGGCTGATTGCGGCCGCACGCAAGCGCAACGAAACGACCATGGTCGATCGCCTTTGCGGCGAACTCATGGATGCTGCGAACAACCGTGGTAGCGCCGTGAAGAAGCGCGAAGACACCCACAAGATGGCTGATGCCAACCGTGCGTTCTCGCACTACCGTTGGTAA
- the rplC gene encoding 50S ribosomal protein L3 codes for MRSGVIAQKVGMTRVYNDAGEHIPVTVLRLENCQVVAHRTEEKNGYTAVQLGAGRSKVKNTPKAMRGHFAAANVEPKAKLVEFRVSADNMIDVGSELTASHFVAGQLVDVTGTTIGKGFAGAIKRHNFGGLRATHGVSVSHRSHGSTGSNQDPGRVWKGKRMAGHMGQTRVTTQNLEVVSTDEDRGLILVKGAVPGSKGAWIVVRDAVKSGTPEGAPRPAGVRAEASK; via the coding sequence ATGCGTTCAGGTGTGATTGCACAGAAGGTGGGAATGACCCGCGTCTACAACGACGCCGGCGAGCATATCCCCGTAACAGTATTGCGGCTGGAAAACTGCCAGGTAGTGGCCCACCGCACGGAAGAGAAGAACGGCTATACCGCAGTTCAGCTGGGTGCCGGCCGTTCCAAGGTCAAGAATACGCCGAAGGCCATGCGCGGCCATTTTGCCGCTGCAAACGTCGAGCCGAAGGCGAAGCTCGTCGAGTTCCGCGTTTCTGCGGACAACATGATCGACGTCGGCTCGGAGCTGACGGCCAGCCACTTCGTCGCAGGCCAGCTCGTCGACGTCACCGGTACGACGATCGGTAAGGGCTTTGCCGGCGCCATCAAGCGCCACAACTTCGGCGGTCTGCGCGCCACGCACGGCGTTTCCGTATCGCACCGCTCGCATGGTTCTACCGGCTCCAACCAGGATCCGGGCCGTGTTTGGAAGGGCAAGCGCATGGCCGGCCACATGGGCCAGACGCGCGTTACCACCCAGAACCTGGAAGTCGTATCGACGGACGAAGACCGCGGCCTGATCCTGGTCAAGGGTGCAGTCCCCGGCTCCAAGGGTGCCTGGATCGTCGTTCGCGACGCAGTCAAGTCCGGCACCCCGGAAGGCGCTCCGCGCCCGGCCGGCGTGCGCGCCGAAGCATCGAAGTAA
- the rpsJ gene encoding 30S ribosomal protein S10, with protein sequence MNGQNIRIRLKAFDHRILDASTREIVSTAKRTGASVRGPVPLPTRIEKFTVNRSPHVDKKSREQFEMRTHKRLLDIVDPTPQTVDALMKLDLAAGVDVEIKL encoded by the coding sequence ATGAACGGCCAGAATATCCGCATCCGCCTCAAGGCGTTTGATCACCGGATCCTCGATGCCTCCACGCGCGAAATCGTGTCGACGGCCAAGCGCACCGGTGCGAGTGTGCGCGGGCCCGTGCCGCTTCCGACCCGGATTGAGAAATTCACGGTCAACCGGTCGCCGCACGTCGACAAGAAGAGCCGCGAACAGTTTGAGATGCGCACGCACAAGCGCCTTCTCGATATCGTTGATCCGACCCCTCAGACGGTTGACGCGCTGATGAAGCTCGATCTGGCCGCTGGCGTCGACGTCGAGATCAAGCTCTAA
- a CDS encoding transcriptional regulator, which produces MPVTPDNDNMPDEPLVFIIIGKAYEADGDDEGIDIHVMLRAPDDDTAVREALNALAEEGFLQADLDQIGTLTDIPDEEPHASAYQGALEGEVAIIRFA; this is translated from the coding sequence ATGCCCGTTACGCCGGACAACGACAACATGCCAGACGAACCGCTGGTTTTCATCATCATCGGCAAGGCCTATGAAGCCGACGGCGACGACGAGGGTATCGACATCCATGTGATGCTCAGGGCGCCCGACGACGACACCGCCGTGCGCGAGGCGCTCAACGCCTTGGCCGAAGAAGGCTTCCTTCAGGCAGATCTCGACCAGATCGGAACCTTGACGGATATCCCGGACGAAGAGCCGCACGCCTCTGCCTATCAGGGCGCGCTCGAGGGCGAGGTAGCGATCATTCGCTTCGCATAA
- the rpoC gene encoding DNA-directed RNA polymerase subunit beta' — translation MNQEVMNLFNPQVPAQTFDSIRISIASPEKILSWSYGEIKKPETINYRTFKPERDGLFCARIFGPIKDYECLCGKYKRMKYKGIICEKCGVEVTLSRVRRERMGHIELAAPVAHIWFLKSLPSRIAMLLDMTLKDIERVLYFENYIVTEPGLTSLKENQLLSEEEYMLAVDEFGEDQFTAMIGAEAIYEMLASMNLEKIAGDLRSEMAETSSDLKQKKLMKRLKIVENFMESGNRPEWMIMKVVPVIPPDLRPLVPLDGGRFATSDLNDLYRRVINRNNRLKRLIELRAPGIIIRNEKRMLQESVDALFDNGRRGRVITGANKRPLKSLSDMLKGKQGRFRQNLLGKRVDYSGRSVIVTGPELKLHQCGLPKKMALELFKPFIYARLDAKGYSSTVKQAKKLVEKEKPEVWDILDEVIREHPVLLNRAPTLHRLGIQAFEPILVEGKAIQLHPLVCTAFNADFDGDQMAVHVPLSLEAQLEARVLMMSTNNILHPANGAPIIVPSQDMVLGLYYLSIMNQNEPGEGMAFSDMGELHHALETKAVTLHAKIRGRYKTVDAEGKPVSKIYETTPGRMIIGELLPKNPNIPFDICNQEMTKKNISKMIDTVYRHCGQKDTVIFCDRIMQLGFSHACRAGISFGKDDMVIPDTKVKIVGDTEALVKEYEQQYNDGLITQGEKYNKVVDAWGKATEKVAEEMMARIKAVEFDDSGRQKPMNSIYMMSHSGARGSPNQMRQLGGMRGLMAKPSGEIIETPIISNFKEGLTVNEYFNSTHGARKGLADTALKTANSGYLTRRLVDVAQDCIVTHTDCGTDKGLTMTAIVDAGQVVASLGQRILGRTALDNIDNPVTGERIVDAGKMILEADVVEIEKAGIQSVRIRSALTCEIQTGVCGVCYGRDLARGTPVNMGEAVGVIAAQSIGEPGTQLTMRTFHLGGTATVVDQSFLEASYEGTVQIKNRNMLRNSDGALVAMGRNMAIQILDERGVERSSQRVAYGSKIFVDDGDKVKRGQRLAEWDPYTRPMMTEVEGTVQFEDVVDGISVLEATDESTGITKRQVIDWRSTPRGTDLKPAIVIKDKNGAIAKLSRGGEARFMLSVDAILSVEPGQKVSQGDVLARSPLESAKTKDITGGLPRVAELFEARRPKDHAIIAEIDGTVRFGRDYKNKRRVLIEPAEDGVEPVEYLIPKGKPFHLQDGDYIEKGDYILDGNPAPHDILAIKGVEALASYLVNEIQEVYRLQGVVINDKHIEVIVRQMLQKVEITDAGDSSYIVGDNVDRIELEDVNDALLAEGKKPAFGDPVLLGITKASLQTPSFISAASFQETTKVLTEAAVAGKMDGLQGLKENVIVGRLIPAGTGGTMTQIRRIATARDEMILEERRKGTGADAATPMLADMANENAAAE, via the coding sequence ATGAACCAAGAGGTCATGAATCTTTTCAATCCGCAGGTGCCTGCACAGACTTTCGATTCCATCCGGATTTCGATCGCCTCGCCGGAGAAGATTCTTTCCTGGTCTTACGGTGAGATCAAGAAGCCGGAGACGATCAACTATCGTACCTTCAAGCCGGAACGCGACGGTCTGTTCTGCGCGCGCATCTTCGGTCCGATCAAGGATTACGAATGCTTGTGCGGCAAGTACAAGCGCATGAAGTACAAGGGCATCATTTGCGAAAAGTGCGGCGTCGAAGTTACGCTGTCGCGCGTTCGCCGCGAGCGCATGGGCCACATCGAGCTCGCCGCGCCCGTTGCCCATATTTGGTTCCTGAAGTCGCTGCCGAGCCGCATCGCCATGCTGCTCGACATGACGCTGAAGGATATCGAGCGCGTCCTTTATTTCGAAAACTACATCGTCACCGAACCGGGCCTGACGTCGCTCAAGGAGAACCAGCTCCTCAGCGAAGAAGAGTACATGCTGGCGGTTGACGAGTTCGGCGAAGACCAGTTCACCGCGATGATCGGCGCCGAGGCGATCTACGAGATGCTCGCTTCGATGAATCTCGAGAAGATCGCCGGCGACCTGCGCTCGGAAATGGCCGAGACGAGCTCGGATCTGAAGCAGAAGAAGCTGATGAAGCGGCTGAAGATCGTCGAGAACTTCATGGAATCCGGCAACCGTCCGGAATGGATGATCATGAAGGTCGTTCCGGTGATCCCGCCGGATCTGCGCCCGCTCGTGCCGCTCGACGGCGGCCGTTTCGCGACGTCGGATCTGAACGATCTCTATCGCCGCGTGATCAACCGTAACAACCGTCTGAAGCGGCTGATCGAGCTGCGCGCGCCGGGCATCATCATCCGCAACGAAAAGCGCATGCTGCAGGAATCCGTCGATGCGCTGTTCGACAACGGCCGCCGCGGCCGCGTCATCACCGGCGCCAACAAGCGTCCGCTGAAGTCGCTCTCCGATATGCTGAAGGGCAAGCAGGGCCGGTTCCGTCAGAACCTGCTCGGCAAGCGCGTCGACTATTCCGGCCGCTCGGTCATCGTGACCGGTCCGGAACTCAAGCTGCATCAGTGCGGCCTGCCGAAGAAGATGGCGCTCGAACTCTTCAAGCCGTTCATCTACGCCCGCCTCGACGCCAAGGGTTACTCCTCGACCGTCAAGCAGGCGAAGAAGCTTGTCGAGAAGGAAAAGCCGGAAGTCTGGGATATCCTCGATGAGGTCATCCGCGAGCATCCGGTTCTGCTGAACCGCGCGCCGACGCTGCACCGCCTGGGCATCCAGGCCTTCGAACCGATCCTGGTCGAAGGCAAGGCGATCCAGTTGCATCCGCTCGTCTGCACCGCCTTCAACGCCGACTTCGACGGCGACCAGATGGCCGTTCACGTACCGCTGTCGCTCGAAGCCCAGCTTGAAGCGCGCGTCCTGATGATGTCGACGAACAACATCCTGCATCCGGCAAACGGTGCACCGATCATCGTTCCGTCGCAGGACATGGTTCTCGGCCTCTACTATCTGTCGATCATGAACCAGAATGAGCCGGGCGAAGGCATGGCTTTCTCCGACATGGGCGAACTGCACCATGCTCTGGAAACCAAGGCTGTGACGCTGCATGCGAAGATCCGCGGCCGCTACAAGACCGTCGACGCCGAGGGCAAGCCGGTTTCGAAGATCTATGAAACGACGCCCGGTCGCATGATCATCGGCGAGCTTCTGCCGAAGAACCCGAACATCCCGTTCGACATCTGCAACCAGGAGATGACCAAGAAGAACATCTCCAAGATGATCGACACCGTCTACCGCCATTGCGGCCAGAAGGACACGGTCATCTTCTGCGACCGGATCATGCAGCTCGGCTTCTCGCACGCATGCCGCGCCGGCATTTCGTTCGGCAAGGACGACATGGTGATTCCGGACACCAAGGTGAAGATCGTCGGCGATACCGAAGCGCTCGTGAAGGAATACGAGCAGCAGTACAACGACGGCCTCATCACCCAGGGCGAGAAGTACAACAAGGTTGTCGACGCCTGGGGCAAGGCAACCGAAAAGGTCGCCGAAGAGATGATGGCACGCATCAAGGCGGTCGAGTTCGACGATAGCGGCCGCCAGAAGCCGATGAACTCGATCTACATGATGTCGCACTCGGGTGCTCGTGGTTCGCCGAACCAGATGCGCCAGCTGGGCGGCATGCGCGGCCTCATGGCCAAGCCGTCGGGCGAAATCATCGAAACGCCGATCATTTCGAACTTCAAGGAAGGCCTGACCGTGAACGAGTACTTCAACTCGACGCACGGGGCCCGTAAGGGTCTGGCGGACACCGCCTTGAAGACTGCGAACTCGGGTTACCTGACCCGTCGTCTCGTAGACGTCGCGCAGGACTGCATCGTCACGCACACGGATTGCGGCACCGACAAGGGCCTCACCATGACGGCGATCGTTGACGCTGGTCAGGTCGTTGCCTCGCTCGGCCAGCGCATCCTCGGCCGTACCGCGCTTGACAACATCGATAACCCGGTCACCGGCGAGCGCATCGTCGATGCCGGCAAGATGATCCTGGAAGCAGACGTCGTCGAGATCGAGAAGGCCGGCATCCAGTCCGTTCGCATCCGCTCGGCGCTGACCTGCGAGATCCAGACCGGCGTCTGCGGCGTCTGCTACGGTCGCGACCTTGCTCGCGGTACGCCTGTCAACATGGGCGAGGCCGTCGGCGTCATCGCGGCGCAGTCGATCGGTGAGCCGGGCACGCAGCTGACCATGCGTACGTTCCACCTGGGTGGCACGGCAACCGTGGTCGACCAGTCGTTCCTGGAAGCCTCCTACGAAGGCACGGTTCAGATCAAGAACCGCAACATGCTGCGCAACTCCGATGGCGCACTTGTCGCCATGGGCCGTAACATGGCGATCCAGATCCTGGACGAACGCGGTGTCGAGCGGTCCTCGCAGCGTGTCGCCTATGGTTCGAAGATCTTTGTCGACGATGGCGACAAGGTGAAGCGCGGCCAGCGTCTCGCCGAATGGGACCCCTACACCCGTCCGATGATGACGGAAGTCGAAGGTACCGTTCAGTTCGAGGACGTGGTCGACGGCATCTCCGTGCTCGAAGCGACCGACGAATCGACCGGCATCACCAAGCGCCAGGTTATCGACTGGCGTTCGACGCCGCGCGGCACCGACCTCAAGCCGGCAATCGTCATCAAGGACAAGAACGGCGCCATCGCCAAGCTGTCGCGTGGTGGTGAAGCTCGCTTCATGCTCTCGGTTGACGCGATCCTCTCGGTTGAGCCGGGGCAGAAGGTCAGCCAGGGCGACGTGCTTGCCCGTTCGCCGCTCGAAAGCGCCAAGACCAAGGACATCACCGGTGGTCTGCCGCGCGTTGCCGAACTGTTCGAGGCTCGTCGTCCGAAGGATCACGCCATCATCGCGGAGATCGATGGTACGGTCCGCTTCGGTCGCGACTACAAGAACAAGCGTCGCGTGCTGATCGAGCCGGCGGAAGACGGTGTCGAGCCGGTCGAATACCTGATCCCGAAGGGCAAGCCCTTCCATCTTCAGGATGGCGACTACATCGAGAAGGGCGACTACATCCTCGATGGCAACCCGGCGCCGCATGACATTCTGGCGATCAAGGGCGTGGAAGCACTGGCTTCCTACCTCGTGAACGAAATCCAGGAAGTCTACCGTCTGCAGGGCGTTGTCATCAACGACAAGCACATCGAAGTCATCGTCCGTCAGATGCTGCAGAAGGTCGAGATCACCGATGCCGGTGACTCGAGCTATATCGTCGGCGACAACGTCGACCGCATCGAGCTCGAGGACGTCAACGATGCGCTGCTCGCCGAAGGCAAGAAGCCGGCCTTTGGCGATCCGGTTCTGCTCGGTATCACCAAGGCATCGCTGCAGACGCCGTCCTTCATCTCGGCCGCTTCGTTCCAGGAAACCACCAAGGTCCTGACCGAGGCCGCAGTTGCCGGCAAGATGGATGGTCTGCAGGGGCTCAAGGAAAACGTCATCGTCGGCCGCCTCATCCCGGCCGGTACCGGCGGCACCATGACCCAGATCCGCCGCATCGCCACGGCGCGCGACGAGATGATTCTCGAAGAGCGCCGGAAGGGCACCGGTGCGGATGCGGCGACCCCGATGCTCGCCGACATGGCGAACGAGAACGCCGCGGCCGAATAA
- the tuf gene encoding elongation factor Tu, whose translation MAKSKFERNKPHVNIGTIGHVDHGKTSLTAAITKYFGEFKAYDQIDAAPEEKARGITISTAHVEYETPNRHYAHVDCPGHADYVKNMITGAAQMDGAILVCSAADGPMPQTREHILLARQVGVPAIVVFLNKVDQVDDAELLELVELEVRELLSSYEFPGDDIPIIKGSALAALEDSDKKIGEDAIRELMAAVDAYIPTPERPIDLPFLMPIEDVFSISGRGTVVTGRVERGIIKVGEEVEIVGIRPTTKTTCTGVEMFRKLLDQGQAGDNIGALLRGVDRNGVERGQILCKPGSVTPHTKFKAEAYILTKEEGGRHTPFFTNYRPQFYFRTTDVTGIVTLPEGTEMVMPGDNVTVDVELIVPIAMEEKLRFAIREGGRTVGAGIVASIIK comes from the coding sequence ATGGCAAAGAGCAAATTTGAGCGCAACAAGCCGCACGTTAACATTGGCACGATTGGCCACGTTGACCATGGCAAGACGTCGCTGACGGCAGCGATCACGAAGTACTTCGGCGAGTTCAAGGCGTATGACCAGATCGACGCTGCGCCGGAAGAAAAGGCCCGTGGTATCACCATTTCGACGGCGCACGTCGAATACGAGACGCCGAACCGTCACTATGCGCATGTCGACTGCCCCGGCCACGCCGACTACGTCAAGAACATGATCACCGGCGCGGCGCAGATGGACGGCGCGATCCTGGTCTGCTCGGCTGCCGACGGCCCGATGCCGCAGACCCGCGAGCACATCCTGCTCGCCCGCCAGGTCGGCGTTCCGGCAATCGTCGTGTTCCTGAACAAGGTCGACCAGGTTGACGACGCCGAACTGCTCGAACTCGTCGAACTCGAAGTTCGCGAACTGCTGTCGTCCTACGAATTCCCGGGCGACGACATTCCGATCATCAAGGGCTCGGCGCTCGCTGCGCTTGAAGATTCCGACAAGAAGATCGGCGAAGACGCGATCCGCGAGCTGATGGCAGCGGTTGACGCCTACATCCCGACGCCGGAGCGCCCGATCGACCTGCCGTTCCTGATGCCGATCGAAGACGTGTTCTCGATCTCGGGCCGCGGTACGGTTGTGACCGGTCGCGTCGAGCGCGGCATCATCAAGGTCGGTGAGGAAGTCGAGATCGTCGGCATCCGTCCGACGACGAAGACGACCTGCACGGGCGTTGAAATGTTCCGCAAGCTGCTCGACCAGGGCCAGGCCGGCGACAACATCGGCGCGCTCTTGCGCGGTGTCGACCGCAACGGCGTCGAGCGCGGCCAGATCCTGTGCAAGCCGGGTTCGGTCACGCCGCACACGAAGTTCAAGGCGGAAGCCTACATCCTGACGAAGGAAGAGGGTGGCCGTCATACGCCGTTCTTTACCAACTACCGTCCGCAGTTCTACTTCCGCACGACGGACGTGACCGGCATCGTGACGCTGCCGGAAGGCACGGAAATGGTGATGCCGGGCGACAACGTGACGGTTGACGTCGAGCTGATCGTGCCGATCGCGATGGAAGAAAAGCTGCGCTTCGCGATCCGCGAAGGCGGCCGCACCGTCGGCGCCGGCATCGTCGCCTCGATCATCAAGTAA
- the rpsL gene encoding 30S ribosomal protein S12 — translation MPTVNQLIRKPRQAQVKRNKVPALQENPQKRGVCTRVYTTTPKKPNSALRKVAKIRLTNGFEVIGYIPGEGHNLQEHSVVMIRGGRVKDLPGVRYHIIRGVLDTQGVKNRKQRRSKYGAKRPK, via the coding sequence ATGCCTACCGTAAACCAGCTGATCCGCAAGCCGCGTCAGGCACAGGTAAAGCGCAACAAGGTTCCTGCTCTGCAGGAAAACCCGCAGAAGCGCGGCGTTTGCACCCGCGTCTACACGACGACCCCGAAGAAGCCGAACTCGGCTCTGCGTAAGGTTGCAAAGATCCGCCTGACGAACGGCTTCGAGGTTATCGGCTACATTCCGGGCGAAGGTCACAACCTGCAGGAGCACTCCGTGGTCATGATCCGCGGCGGCCGCGTAAAGGACCTTCCGGGTGTTCGTTACCACATCATCCGTGGCGTTCTCGATACGCAGGGTGTGAAGAACCGCAAGCAGCGCCGCTCCAAATACGGCGCGAAGCGTCCGAAATAA
- the fusA gene encoding elongation factor G yields MAREYKIEDYRNFGIMAHIDAGKTTTTERILYYTGKSHKIGEVHDGAATMDWMEQEQERGITITSAATTTFWKGRDGKMRRFNIIDTPGHVDFTIEVERSLRVLDGAIALLDANAGVEPQTETVWRQAEKYHVPRMIFCNKMDKTGADFYRSVEMIKSRLGATAVVMQLPIGAESEFKGVVDLVEMNALVWRDESLGAQWDVVEIPADMKEKAEEYREKLIETVVEIDEAAMEAYLEGNYPDNDKIRELVRRGTIDVKFHPMFCGTAFKNKGVQPLLDAVVDYLPSPIDIPAIKGIDVKTEGEITRKADDNEPLSMLAFKIMNDPFVGSLTFARIYSGKLEKGTSVMNTVKEKRERVGRMLQMHSNSREDIEEAFAGDIVALAGLKETTTGDTLCDPLKPVILERMEFPEPVIQIAIEPKTKGDQEKMGLALNRLAAEDPSFRVKTDEESGQTIIAGMGELHLDIIVDRMRREFKVEASVGAPQVAYRETITRQHEEDYTHKKQSGGTGQFARVKIVFEPNPEGEDFVFESKIVGGAVPKEYIPGVQKGIESVLSSGPLAGFPMLGVKATLIDGAFHDVDSSVLAFEIASRACFREAAKKAGAQLLEPIMKVEVVTPEDYVGDVIGDLNSRRGQIQGQESRGVAVVINAHVPLANMFKYVDNLRSMSQGRAQYTMLFDHYAPVPSNVAQEIQAKYSGQK; encoded by the coding sequence ATGGCTCGCGAATATAAAATCGAAGATTACCGAAATTTCGGTATCATGGCGCACATCGACGCCGGCAAGACGACGACGACTGAACGCATCCTCTACTACACCGGCAAGTCCCACAAGATCGGCGAAGTCCACGACGGCGCTGCAACCATGGACTGGATGGAGCAGGAGCAGGAGCGCGGCATCACGATCACGTCTGCTGCCACCACGACCTTCTGGAAGGGCCGTGACGGCAAGATGCGCCGCTTCAACATCATCGACACCCCCGGCCACGTTGACTTCACCATCGAAGTCGAGCGTTCGCTGCGCGTTCTCGACGGTGCTATCGCACTGCTCGATGCCAACGCTGGTGTTGAACCGCAGACCGAAACCGTCTGGCGTCAGGCTGAGAAGTATCATGTTCCGCGCATGATCTTCTGCAACAAGATGGACAAGACAGGTGCGGACTTCTACCGCTCCGTCGAGATGATCAAGAGCCGTCTCGGCGCAACGGCCGTCGTCATGCAGCTGCCGATCGGCGCTGAAAGCGAATTCAAGGGCGTTGTCGATCTGGTCGAGATGAATGCTCTCGTCTGGCGTGATGAATCGCTCGGCGCCCAGTGGGACGTCGTCGAGATTCCGGCCGACATGAAGGAAAAGGCTGAAGAGTACCGCGAAAAGCTGATCGAGACCGTTGTCGAGATCGACGAAGCGGCAATGGAAGCCTACCTCGAAGGCAACTATCCGGACAACGACAAGATCCGCGAACTGGTTCGTCGCGGCACGATCGATGTGAAGTTCCATCCGATGTTCTGCGGCACGGCCTTCAAGAACAAGGGCGTTCAGCCGCTGCTCGACGCTGTCGTCGACTACCTGCCGTCGCCGATCGATATTCCGGCGATCAAGGGCATCGACGTCAAGACCGAAGGTGAAATCACCCGTAAGGCCGACGACAACGAGCCGCTCTCGATGCTGGCGTTCAAGATCATGAACGACCCCTTCGTCGGCTCGCTGACCTTCGCCCGCATCTATTCCGGCAAGCTCGAAAAGGGCACGTCGGTCATGAACACGGTCAAGGAAAAGCGCGAGCGCGTCGGCCGTATGCTGCAGATGCACTCGAACTCGCGTGAAGACATCGAAGAAGCCTTCGCTGGCGACATCGTTGCTCTGGCAGGCCTCAAGGAAACCACCACGGGCGACACGCTGTGCGATCCGCTGAAGCCGGTTATCCTGGAGCGCATGGAATTCCCCGAGCCGGTCATCCAGATCGCGATCGAGCCGAAGACCAAGGGCGACCAGGAAAAGATGGGCCTCGCGCTCAACCGCCTGGCTGCAGAAGACCCGTCCTTCCGCGTCAAGACCGACGAGGAATCCGGCCAGACGATCATCGCTGGCATGGGCGAACTTCACCTGGACATCATCGTCGACCGCATGCGTCGCGAGTTCAAGGTAGAGGCTTCGGTCGGTGCTCCGCAGGTTGCTTACCGTGAAACGATCACGCGTCAGCACGAAGAAGACTACACGCACAAGAAGCAGTCCGGTGGTACCGGTCAGTTCGCGCGCGTCAAGATCGTCTTCGAACCGAACCCGGAAGGCGAAGATTTCGTGTTCGAATCCAAGATCGTCGGTGGTGCTGTTCCGAAGGAATACATCCCGGGCGTTCAGAAGGGTATCGAAAGCGTTCTGTCCTCGGGCCCGCTCGCTGGCTTCCCGATGCTGGGTGTCAAGGCGACGCTCATCGATGGCGCGTTCCACGATGTCGACTCGTCCGTCCTGGCGTTCGAAATCGCTTCGCGTGCCTGCTTCCGTGAAGCAGCAAAGAAGGCCGGTGCTCAGCTCCTCGAGCCGATCATGAAGGTCGAGGTTGTCACGCCGGAAGATTACGTCGGTGATGTGATTGGTGACCTGAACTCCCGCCGTGGCCAGATCCAGGGTCAGGAGTCGCGTGGTGTTGCCGTGGTGATCAATGCCCACGTGCCGCTCGCGAACATGTTCAAGTACGTGGACAACCTGCGCTCGATGTCGCAGGGCCGCGCTCAGTACACGATGCTGTTCGATCACTACGCGCCGGTTCCGTCGAACGTCGCGCAGGAAATCCAGGCGAAGTATTCCGGTCAGAAGTGA